The following is a genomic window from Desulfofarcimen acetoxidans DSM 771.
TAGAGGTTAACGTACCTGCCGGCATATTGAAATACGAAATTATGGATATAATTGCATAGGCTTGTTTGGAGGTTTTGTAATTGAGTATCGAAGAAGAACTAAGTTCCGCAGAAAATCTCAATGAATTAAGTGAATTAATGCGTGTGCGCAGGGAAAAACTGCAGGAACTGATTGATAAGGGTTATCATCCCTACGGGGACAAATACGATCGGCTTCATTGCTCAGCAGAGATTATAAACAATTTCGAGCAGTATGAAGGGCAGGAAGTTTCTGTTGCCGGCCGTCTGATGGCTAAGCGGGGTCATGGGAAGGCTGGGTTTGCTAATTTGCAGGATACTGCCGGAAGTATCCAGGTATATGGTAGGCTGAATAACCTTGGTTCAGAAGATTACGAGCTCTTTCAAAAGTTGGATATTGGAGACATAATAGGTGTTAAAGGTAAGGTTTTTAGAACACAGAAGGGTGAAATCACGGTTGAGATACAGGTCTTGACCTTACTTTCTAAATCTCTTAGGCCTTTGCCCGAAAAATGGCATGGCCTAAGAGATGTAGAGCTGCGATACAGACAGCGGTACGTGGATTTAATAGTTAACCCGGAAGTTAAAAATCAGTTTGTAGCAAGGAGTCAGATAGTTCGTTGTATTCGTAATCTATTGGATGAAAAGGGTTTTCTAGAGGTGGAGACCCCGATGATGCAGTCAATTGCCGGTGGTGCTGCCGCACGTCCTTTTATTACCCATCATAATGCGCTTGATATGGAACTTTATTTGCGCATAGCTCCTGAATTATACTTGAAAAGACTTTTAGTTGGTGGTTTTGATAAAGTGTATGAAATAAACCGCAACTTTCGCAATGAAGGTATTTCTACCAAGCATAATCCTGAGTTTACTATGTTGGAGCTTTACCAGGCTTATGCTGATTATTATGACATGATGGAGATGGCCGAATATTTAGTGTATAACACTTCTTTAAGAGTGAACGGGACTCCTGTTATTAGTTATCAGGAGCAGGAGATCAATCTAGTTCCTCCCTGGAATAGAATGCCCATGCTAGAGGCAGTGAAAAAATACAGTGGTTTGGATTTTTCCATGCTCAAGTCTGATCAGGAAGCAGTTAAAGCAGCGCAGGGCCTGGGATTAGGTGTGGTGCAGCCTTCCGATACCTGGGGAGAAGTTTTAAATAAAGTTTTCGAGGAAATGGTGGAGCCTAAACTAATTCAACCAACTTTTATTATTGATTATCCGGTAGAGATATCACCGTTGGCTAAGAAAAAAGATGATGATGCCAGTCTTACCTATCGTTTTGAACTTTTCATATATGGCAGGGAAATGGCCAATGCATTTTCTGAGTTAAATGATCCTATTGATCAGAAAGCCAGATTTCAAAAGCAAGTTGAACAAAGACGCAGTGGTGATGATGAGGCTCATATGATGGATGAAGATTATATCCAAGCCCTGGAGTATGGAATGCCCCCGGCTGGGGGGCTTGGTATAGGTATAGATCGCCTGGTTATGCTTTTAACTAATGCTGCCTCAATCAGGGATATTATTCTTTTTCCATTACTAAAGCCACGAGAGTAGCATTTAGCTACTCTTATTTTTTTGTTCTGAAAGGTTAAAAAAGATTTGCAAACTATATAAATTGCTGCTTGACAAAGCTGTGTTATCTATGTTAATATAATTTCTGTCAGTCGGGACTGAAAATTATAAAATTAAAGTTCTATTGACAACAGGGTTAGCATATGATAGTATTTTGCTTCGAGGGATAAATAAGGTCTTTGAAAACTAAACAGTGTAAGATGGATGAAATTTAACATACCTCGTCAAAAGTTTTAACTTTTAACGAAAATCTATAAGCCAATTTTAATGAGCAATCAAACTTTTCACATATTTAACGGAGAGTTTGATCCTGGCTCAGGACGAACGTTGGCGGCGTGCTTAACACATGCAAGTCGAACGGAGTTAAGAAAAGAGTTTACTTTTTCCTTAACTTAGTGGCGGACGGGTGAGTAACGCGTGGATAATCTGCCTGTAAGACAGGAATAACGCCGGGAAACCGGTGCTAATACCGGATAACCTCTTTTTATCGCATGGTGAAAAGAGAAAAGGCGGCCTCTTTACAATGCTGCCGCTTACAGATGAATCCGCGTCCCATTAGCCAGTTGGTGGGGTAACGGCCCACCAAAGCGACGATGGGTAGCCGGCCTGAGAGGGTGATCGGCCACACTGGAACTGAGACACGGTCCAGACTCCTACGGGAGGCAGCAGTGGGGAATCTTCCGCAATGGGCGAAAGCCTGACGGAGCAACGCCGCGTGAGCGAAGAAGGTCTTCGGATTGTAAAGCTCTGTGATATTGGACGAACAGATTTCTTGTAAACAGCAAGGAAAAATGACGGTACAATAAGAGGAAGCCACGGCTAACTACGTGCCAGCAGCCGCGGTAATACGTAGGTGGCAAACGTTGTCCGGAATTACTGGGCGTAAAGGGCGAGTAGGTGGTTTATTAAGTCAGAAGTGAAAACTCCGGGCTCAACCTGGAGACTGCTTCTGAAACTGGTAGACTTGAGTGCAGGAGAGGGAAGCGGAATTCCTAGTGTAGCGGTGAAATGCGTAGATATTAGGAGGAACACCAGTGGCGAAGGCGGCTTCCTGGCCTGTAACTGACACTGAGGCGCGAAAGCGTGGGGATCAAACAGGATTAGATACCCTGGTAGTCCACGCCGTAAACGATGAGTGTTAGGTGTCGGGGGTATCGACCCCCTCGGTGCCACAGTTAACACAATAAGCACTCCGCCTGGGGAGTACGGTCGCAAGACTGAAACTCAAAGGAATTGACGGGGGCCCGCACAAGCGGTGGAGTATGTGGTTTAATTCGACGCAACGCGAAGAACCTTACCAAGGCTTGACATCCCGTGACCGCCGTGGAAACATGGTCTTGCAAGTTTACTTGCACACGGAGACAGGTGGTGCATGGTTGTCGTCAGCTCGTGTCGTGAGATGTTGGGTTAAGTCCCGCAACGAGCGCAACCCCTACAGCCAGTTGCCAGCACTTAGGGTGGGAACTCTGGCAGAACTGCCGTTGACAAAACGGAGGAAGGTGGGGATGACGTCAAATCATCATGCCCCTTATGTCTTGGGCTACACACGTACTACAATGGCCTGAACAGAGGGAAGCGAAACTGTGAAGTAGAGCCAACCCCTAAAAACAGGTCCCAGTTCGGATTGTAGGCTGCAACTCGCCTACATGAAGTCGGAATCGCTAGTAATCGCAGGTCAGCATACTGCGGTGAATACGTTCCCGGGCCTTGTACACACCGCCCGTCACACCACGAAAGTCGGCAACACCCGAAGCCGGTGACTTAACTCGCAAGAGAGAGAGCCGTCGAAGGTGGGGTCGGTGATTGGGGTGAAGTCGTA
Proteins encoded in this region:
- the lysS gene encoding lysine--tRNA ligase, producing MRVRREKLQELIDKGYHPYGDKYDRLHCSAEIINNFEQYEGQEVSVAGRLMAKRGHGKAGFANLQDTAGSIQVYGRLNNLGSEDYELFQKLDIGDIIGVKGKVFRTQKGEITVEIQVLTLLSKSLRPLPEKWHGLRDVELRYRQRYVDLIVNPEVKNQFVARSQIVRCIRNLLDEKGFLEVETPMMQSIAGGAAARPFITHHNALDMELYLRIAPELYLKRLLVGGFDKVYEINRNFRNEGISTKHNPEFTMLELYQAYADYYDMMEMAEYLVYNTSLRVNGTPVISYQEQEINLVPPWNRMPMLEAVKKYSGLDFSMLKSDQEAVKAAQGLGLGVVQPSDTWGEVLNKVFEEMVEPKLIQPTFIIDYPVEISPLAKKKDDDASLTYRFELFIYGREMANAFSELNDPIDQKARFQKQVEQRRSGDDEAHMMDEDYIQALEYGMPPAGGLGIGIDRLVMLLTNAASIRDIILFPLLKPRE